ATATCTGTGCCTCCCAAGGTgattttttcctcagaagaacaGTGTCGATAAAACTTCACCTGTACATAGATACTGTATAAGGTTCATTCAAGTATTTCCTCTAGGAAATGGACAGTGGAAGGACACTTTCAACATTAAAAAAGTTCATTGCATTCTGCTTGTGCTCATACATGCTTTGATCAATAGGTCTTCCAGTCACTTTACTCTTTAACAGTTCTGGGGCTGATGTGCAGTTTAGCAGCGCAATTGGTGAGCTTCATCCCAGATGATTCTTCCTTGTTAGAGGGCTCCTTCTCAATCCATTCCTTTGGagttttaattttagtattttatttatgaaattacaATTCACTATAATTTGACAAGCACTGACATATTCTAGACAGATGTTTCAGATGCTTCCTCCTCAGTCTGCCAGTGCACCTCAGCTCAGATCTGTGTGTCCTGGTATTCCATCTAAAATTTCTCAGTAAGAACAACCAGTGGTTGCATCATTTTTTTGCGGTAACAACTTACAATGGAcaactttaaaaaagcaaacccctTGCTTTCATTTGTGATCAAAGCAGGATTCAAATCCAGGTTTTCAGAGGTGAAAGGCTAATGGAGTAACCGAACACATTTGATGCCCAAAACAGTCTCTTTGCAACAGTATAGTTACACTCCCAAACTAATTCCTCAATGAAATGCATAAATGCAAAGCAGGTCCAGTGTATTAACTagtcttttcttttctactttgttCAAGAACCATAAAATCCCAAGAAGGAGCCGGACTCCAAATTCAACTGTTATTTTACAAGTTTTTCAGATAAGCAAAGCTGATGGGCTCAGAAACCAACTTAGGATGGGAAAAGGACACTGGAGTTTATTAGTTTGggacttgcttttgttttcaaagagacAGGAGAAGCTGCAAAAACAtgcttttctccttgctctgtTAATTTGTTCAATATGCACTGACCACTTTCAGAAAACCATCGTCAAACATGCTTCACGTTGCAGCCTTCACATTGCTTACTGTATTATATTCATTCATCAGTTGTTCATAAGGCACAGAAAGTTCTAGCTCGTTATTGGTAAAAGTAGATTCATCAGAGGATGGGAATTTTACCAgtttttttgcagtttcagaTTCCTCTGCAAGATTATCATCCATGGAGGATTTTGATGTTTCCTCATCATCTGAGATatcttcctcttcatcatcatcttcatttaCAAATGTTATATTGGCATTCTCAAATATTAAGGGTCGATAGTCTCTGGAATCCCACACTTCACCTTCTTCTTCACTAATCCTGTCTAGCTGGTTTACAAACATGGTTCCTTCTAGAGGGCTGTCTCCAATATGTTTATCATGCAGGGGTCTCAGTACATGGCCATTTTGAATGTCCAGGGAAGCCTCATCGTACTCAAATGATTCTGTCTTTGTGTAAGTCACCTGGGCATCTATACTGGCATTCTGCatattttgtttggtattttctACTTTAATCATTTTGTCATTGTTTGTCTTCAGGGCCTTCTTCCCAATTTGCTTAATTAGATCATTGTAGGTCTCTTCCTTCTTTGAAAGGAAGCTGAAGATGTTGACATCCTTTGAGGTACCCATTTGAAGGGGTTTCTTAGACCGAGGATGGTTGTCAAatgactcttttctttttttcctccgtTTCTTGATTGCTTTGTGGACTTCCACAAACATACTGACCTTCCAGTTAACAAAGAGTGAAAGCCAAGCTAGTCCCAGATAGATCCATAACTCCACAAAATATCTGTAAAGGGCATGATAGTTTGCATCTGGATTTACACctacaaagaattaaaaacaagaacattACTGAAAGAGGACTCGCAGCTGATAAACCTTTGAAGTTATGACCCTGAGAACTACTCCCTTCCACACTAACAGAACCTAGTTGTTTGAACACTGCTCTGAGAGGTGATAAGTGGCGATCTGAAACACTTCTGACATAAAAGTTGATCCCAGGTCTTCCATTTTCTTGGCTGCATGTATTCTGACCACTGGACCACAACATAAAATGGAAGCATATTTATCCTCTCCTTGTAAGCTATAAAAgtgaacttttttcctctttgaaaattATAAGCCTTCTCCCTGCCATTGAGGTATGGATATAGGTACCTTTCTTGAGAAAAGGATTCAGAATTCCACTTACAAGGACCATCTCCAAAGCCCTGAACAAGGCAGTGGATTTTAGAGAAAGACAGGATTTAGAAAGGAGACACCAGTATGCTCAGTATTTCCTGTTGACTAGTTCTAGACAGCTGCACAGAGAGCATTGCCCAGTACTTATGCGCCCTGCTTAGTATACTGGATCCCATTCAAAGGTGCTTAACTATCACGGTGAATAGGATAGATACTTGCCTGAAACAGGGACCTGGGGCACCTGAAAGAGTTACGAACTCCAGAACTTGGCTCCAGACTTAGTCCAATAAAGGCCTTAGGTATCTAAACCAAGATTGAAGAGCCACATCTAGTCTATTGCATCAGTACCCAGCTTTAACTGAATCTTCTATTCAGCAAAATGTTTCGGAGAAGCTTAGAAATCACCTCTCAAGTTAGAGTTTGGAAATAGAATTACTATTACTATGCATGTAGTgaaatattacataaaatacaATTACTGACCAGCAACAAAATCTCCAAATCCTATGGTGGTGATAGTGATGAATGAGAAATAGAGGCCTTCAATGTAATCCCATCCTTCAGTCACCATAAAGACAAAGGGAGGAATAACCAGATGGACCAAGACACCCCAAACAATGAAAATAGCTGTGCATGTAATTTGTGCTTTCCtctgtaaagaaagaagaaaaaaaattcagggaaagatctccaaattttcttttcctatccaTGGCACCAAGCATCATCTGACAGTATCAGACATTTCAGAGTTTTGTGCTAACAGTTTATTGGCCATAACTAAAAGTTACTGACCGAAGtaaacacacaatttttttttcctgtatgaagaACTCACTATTCTTACAACTACTTGCTCAAACAGGATTATTTCCTCACACCTTTCTTTCACACTCTTGAACAAAAGTTTAAGGAGTTCCTGATATTTTGTAAATAAGCATGTGATACAGACATAGCACTCTAGTCTAAAAAGCAGTCAGCACCTCcgattttccttttattcatttgaatATAGAATATCAGAAGTGTTTAGGATGCTTGTCTCCTATTTATGCCTCCTACCCTTTGCCACTCATGTAAGCTCTGCACaaagctgcacacacacatgcatttcaCCATCATTTTCTATACTTTCTTCTCAAGTGCTGAACCAAGAAatttcttgctctgtttctgAAACCAGAACCTAAACCAGTCCCACTGTCCTCCAGGCACTATGGCCCTGTATTGCCTCCCATCTCTGTGCAGTTaggacagagaaaacaaaacaaaacaaaaacaaaagaatacaaaaaacccaaacaaaatgccaccaaaaaaaaccccaacaagccACAAACAAAAGAACCACAAGCCAGTAACTcagaacaaaacattattttccagttGGTTCACTGCACAGCAGGAAGTACTCATGCTAGCATAGAAGCAGGTGGGAACAGAGCAGGACAGCTTATTTCTGTGCCAGAGGAGCTTGCATGGAATGCCTGTGAAATGGAGCCTCACCTGCATTTGCCCTACAGTTTTCTAATGTAAGGAGATACATATGTCTCCATAGAAGCTGCAAGATCTATATTTAGTATCAAAGGTTTCTACAAGACCTCATTTTGCTAAAACTTCTTGCAGAACTAACATATCAGACCCAATCCCCCTTTCAGTTATTTCTATGCAACACCATTTGGGAAAATTCATATTTGTGCAAGTGTTCATTTGCTACCAAGATTAGCAGGTAAGTTAAGAAACATAAGCTTAGTTCATGCATCAAAAATACACAGCACGAGGGTAAACAAGAGAGGGCCTTACCAGGCTTACTCCTCTTTTCGTCAGAAACTGGCCCAGCCTCTTGGCACGTCCTCCAAAGAACTTCCCCAGAGCACTGATCCACGTCAAGCAGAGAGGAACTCCAAAGAGCCCATAAAATATGCAGAAGAGACGCCCAGAGGGTGTCTTTGGAGAAACATTTCCGTAACCTGAAAGAGATAAGTATGTGCATCGTCTGTTCTTGTTGCAGAGAATTCAAGGCAATTCTACCTATGCGCAAAACAACACTGCGTGGGCTTCTCCTGTATCAGATGCACCTTACTTCACCATCTACCAGATCTTTAGTCTACTCCAGCTGCTGATCTTCTGAATATGGATACCTTCCAATTCTACTCTAGTAAACATGTATTCCATTAATGCAGGCTGAGAGGATTACTGCATTTTAAGTGTTTCCTAGATTTTGTGCATCTTTTTCTTGACAAGAAgagataaatatgaaataaagctCATCTCAAAATTTCTAATATGGTCACCCAACCTTAAGCAGCACTGTTAAAAACTTGATTGAATcaattttacagaataaaaactCAAAATTCATCCTGAAGCTAACTTCCACATGAAAGATCCACTATACACATTTAACTTGTGACCTGGTAAGAGTTTGCGAGTTAAGTGCAAGGCGAGTTGTGACATAGCAAGGTACTTCAACTGAATTTAGTTCTGTGCTGGTCACAGAACCCAACAGGGCATTACAAACTCAGGCTCTAAAATCAGCAGCCTATTTTCTGAACTTCTACCAGAGCTTTCTTATTTAGGTGTGTTCCTGACTAACTTTTTGTCATAAGTTATAATATAAGCTGGGTATTGTGGGTTTCAAGTAATAAAGAAAACCACAGTACTGCATATGGTTTAACAGTAAGATTTCAACTTCTGAGTACCTCCAGCTTTCTCTGGTTATTTTGcattcctgggtttttttgcattgtaGGTGTAGCAAGGGTGTAGCAATACCATGtagcaaagatttttctgtaaaagcagaaggcagctgaTGTTGAGctctgaaaaatctgtttatcaAAGGAGGAAGTAGTCTTTCAACGCAGAGGGTTTTACAAGCACAAATCAGTAGTGAGATTTAGAAGGCAACACTTGTTCTACTTTGCCTTCTTtaagagagagataaaaagtctAGATTGTTCTGCAAGCCAAGAACACTGATAAATCAGTAGCTTAAGAAGATGCACATGAGTAACAGGACAGCTATACAAAAACCTCATATGCACATGCTTTAAGTATTAGTTTAATGGAAtgttttgtaatgcttttgttttgtgattttatGATTTGGAAATTTAAGTGCACGAATTAATGGAACTGGAATGACACCAGTCATCCCCAACAGCACCTTGAATCCATTACTTATTGGAAAGGCACACATTTCTCTTCTGTATACCCATGGAGAGAATGCCAaaaacctgggtttttttcccctccatgaaCCTGTGGATGAACATGTACTGTAGGCAACTCCAGCCATTGGGACTTTTATTCAGTGGCTAGCTCAACACACAAATGGAAGAGTGCTCTAGTGCGTTTGTATATAGAAAACTACAGTTAGGAAAGTTGACATAATAAATACTTACCAATTGTAGTGATCACAGTAGCAGCAAAGATCACAGCATTAGGCCAATTCCAGTTGTTGAAAGTATTATTGCCAGTGATGGCAACCCCCTGTCCAGCAGCATTTGACACAACCTGTAAGAAAACAGTTTACAGTCATTCTTGGAAGATTCTGGcatcctgaaaaagaaatgtgtctgtccctctcaggTTTTCCCCCTTTGTCATACTTTCAAAATAATCACTCAAGTTTTTTGTGAAGGCTAGCCTAGTATATTCGCTAACAATAATTTTatgaaatgctaaaaaatttGCTTCACCTAAGAAAAAGTAGTGCAGGTGCTCTGACATTTAAATAGGGGGGTTTAATTAGATAAGCTTTTACTTGATTTACCAGTTTAACCCAAATGGATCTCTTCCAGAAACCAAACACACTCCTCCAGACTGAACTAGCATTTAACCTCCAGTGCAGTTCTTGAATTTGGTTTAATATTAGGGACAGCTTCAGAACTACTATCCATTTCAAAACACTGTTACATGCCTCAGCTTGACTTGGGTACGAGCAGGACGTCATAGAATCCTTGGCAAAGCTAGTGCGATTAATACTAATTCACCTGCTGTCCCTGGCAAAGTCAAACCATCTACAAGCCAACGTAAAACTGTACTTTTCTGCAAGGACAGAAAAATTAACACTTTTCCAAAGTATTTCATGCAACAGACTCTAATCATTGTCCTTGAATCAGGCCCCTTTCTTATCCCATCTTTGAATCTAGTATGCCATGATGAATGCAAAGCACTTGTTTACAATGTTTTAGGGAAGCAAGTATCATTATTGGCATTTCCACAGATTCAGCAAGTcaagtttttaatatctgttcAGGTCTTCAGGTGCTCAAGAATTATTAACCATCTTTACCTTTTGTAGGAAGGGACTTGGAAGACCCAGCCTCCCCTGCCTTTCCAAAACTAGACTGTAGGAAACGCATTGATAAAAAAACCTAATGACTAGTGCAGAAAGTCAAAGCTTCAGATCAAAATCATGCATCTTGCCAATTCTGACACGTATTTCTACCTCCccaaagtaaaagagaaaagtgaTTTATTGTATTCTCTCCTAAAAATCCCTAGTTATTTAAAATCTTTGCTCTGTCATGTTATGCTGCAGTTAAAGCCTTCTCAGGttactctgcttttttccccttcagtgtaAACCAAGGTTGTCTGAACAAAACTCTGAGGCTACATCCATATACAGGAGAGGTGAAGGTATCTCCAAAAGTTGATTCATAACATTATCCcactttctgtgtttctgttcagTAAGTGTTGAACACAAAAAACATCTTGAGCTAAATACCTAAAATTGGAggcaatatactttttttttttttaataaacatgacAGGTGAGGTTTATCTTAAACTGGTAAGAACTTATAGAGGTACCTACAACCAACTCTTCCTTCCCTCGTcaccccttccttccttcctacttGATTAAGATCTGATCTTGGACCCAGCAGAGACTCAACACAAAGTTCAATTGCTACTGAAAACATACACAAGTTAACACAAGTTTTAATTATTCTTGAGACTTATTACATATCACCACCCTCCTACTGTAATAAAAATGCCCTCAAAGTGAATGTATTGTGCATATACAAGCTGcaaacaatttaattaaaaatgcactttcaacACACAAGCTATTACAGAAGATAAAAGGAGAGGCATCGAAACTGAATGAAGGTACAGAACTAGATTTTTCTCCTGGTAAATTCAATGCGTGTGCAAAACTGCATGCAGTGTCTTTCCATAGCCTACAGGCTCTGGGTAGAAAAGGATATAGAGAGACTTCTCACCAAAGCAGTCATTTGTCATAAGAAAGTAATGTTGAAATGAGAAGTAGCCTTAAAATGGGCAGGTCAAGAGCAGGCAAGTAAACACACAATACCatccccttccaaaaaaaaaaaaaaaaaaaaaattgagacagcTACAGTGGATCACAAGAGTTCATCTGAGTAGAGACCAAAGTAACTTCATTCATTTCTGCTATGGTCTGCAGATGAACTTCCTAAAAGTCCCAAAGGACATCCAAAGTACCCGATAGACACAATCTGTGATCTACTATCCCTGAAAAGATGCCTTGACTTCTTCCACCGCCCAGCAACACTGCACTAAAACGTTGTATCAAACACCAGTTCTCCAGTCATTTTCCATGCTATAAGTgcactttgatttcttttttttttttactgttatttcctCACAGAGCAACTGATCTCATAGAGATGCACTTAAGTATCCGTTTCCATTGTCACTGAGCCATTATCTCATTGCGTTACTCCACCTTCAGTCTGACCTAATGCGCTCAGTTTCCCAGTATGTACAGTTACTTTAAGATCCGCCAGCGTTTGAGGTCTGGAGGTGCGAAGGGGGCCCAGACCCAAGGGGAAGAAGCTGCTGGACTGAGTAGCACACAGCTGCCCTTCACACCCAGGCAGTTAACATTTTGGGGGAGAGATGGCCAGTACTCCGAGTTATATAAACACTTTATATAGAGAACCACAGATACTCTCCAGCCAAAGCTGCCACTGTCTTCCTGTCCTATTAGCGCACAATTATCTACTATCTATAGTCTAGTCTTTTAAGTTACTTTGTGCCTGCAATAAGCCTGAACGTGCATTGCTGCATCCCAGCTGCAGGAACAAAAATGGTCACAAAACATGCTTAGATAGCTTTGGTGCAGTGGGAAATATGTAGCTGCTTTCCAAGCAGCGTAACTCTTGCCcatactgaaataattaaatattttggcttcAAGAAACAATGTGAGTGGACACTATACAACTGAACAGcaaatatggggttttttgcttggtAAATCTGTTAGGCCATGTCAGAGATGCCTTTATTTTCATATGCTAGGATACAGAATACCCCAGGTTGCCTGTGCTGGATTTCTTAAACTACAGAAAATTTGCTCTAAAAAGCCTTTGGATGGGAAAATAGGaagcaaggagggagaggaagaagagggtaGATGGTGCAAGTGTTCTTAATATCTTGAAAGATGTCATTTAGAAAATCCCTTTCCAAGTATGCCCAAATTCAAAAGCTGAAGTAGTTAACTACCTTGGAATTTACACATCCCATTAGACCTCACCTCATGACAGTTTGCACTGATAAAGGCAGGACTTTATTTTCAGTCAAACGACTGCCTCACAGGAATCAAACATCCTCTTCTCCCTCACTCCCCCAATTCTGCACTTCggcaaatgaaaaaggaaaagaagatctAGAGTCCCTGGAGCTAATGCTGAAAGTATACAGACTTGTAATTGCAGAGGGAGATTTTAAGACACACATAAAACTAATACATCTTCTGATGACATTAACACAAGTAGAACCCGGGATGCCATTTGAACATAATCAAGCAGTCAATTTGCTCCACTTGCAGGTACTTCCACACAGACAAACCGCAGCACTGCTCCAATACAGCCTTGTGTTTCCTGGGCTTGGTGACATTTTTATTAACCCTCTGATGACCAGGTTCACTCAAGACTTACCAGATACCAC
The Mycteria americana isolate JAX WOST 10 ecotype Jacksonville Zoo and Gardens chromosome 3, USCA_MyAme_1.0, whole genome shotgun sequence genome window above contains:
- the KCNK5 gene encoding potassium channel subfamily K member 5 gives rise to the protein MVDRGPLLTSAIIFYLSIGAAIFEVLEEPHWRSATDDYKRQKTELLKQFPCLGQEGLDKILQVVSNAAGQGVAITGNNTFNNWNWPNAVIFAATVITTIGYGNVSPKTPSGRLFCIFYGLFGVPLCLTWISALGKFFGGRAKRLGQFLTKRGVSLRKAQITCTAIFIVWGVLVHLVIPPFVFMVTEGWDYIEGLYFSFITITTIGFGDFVAGVNPDANYHALYRYFVELWIYLGLAWLSLFVNWKVSMFVEVHKAIKKRRKKRKESFDNHPRSKKPLQMGTSKDVNIFSFLSKKEETYNDLIKQIGKKALKTNNDKMIKVENTKQNMQNASIDAQVTYTKTESFEYDEASLDIQNGHVLRPLHDKHIGDSPLEGTMFVNQLDRISEEEGEVWDSRDYRPLIFENANITFVNEDDDEEEDISDDEETSKSSMDDNLAEESETAKKLVKFPSSDESTFTNNELELSVPYEQLMNEYNTVSNVKAAT